A genomic stretch from Empedobacter stercoris includes:
- a CDS encoding M16 family metallopeptidase yields MKKTLLSLCLVFAFANSSYVMAQTKAGGATFVTQVEGIKEYKLSNGLQVLLLPDQSQSNVVVNIVYNVGSKHEGYGEKGMAHLLEHMLFKSTKNLGDIKKMLSDKGGIANGTTWYDRTNYYEIFPSSDENLRWSIEMEADRMINATIKQEDLDKEFSVVRNEFEIGENNPSSVLMERVISAGYLWHNYGKSTIGSKEDIERVKTPQLRKFYEKYYQPDNATLIIAGKFDEKKTMDYVNQYFAPIPKPTRVLDEVLTVEPAQDGEKFVEVKRAGDSQSVGVMYHVAAYSDKDYAAIDVLNNILTSDPSGYLYKALVDTHKIASIWAFSPEVRDASFFYIGTEIPKEKNIEQTKNDIRAELDKVATINYTDQDVQRAKANIIKNIENRKNNTINFAIALTEIVGAGDYRLGFLYRDNIENVTKEDIKRVAEKYFRANNRTVGTFIPTKDEIRVKPNELTNKQITELVSNYKGRAAEKEAKPFEASIKNLKAHYAEGKLNNGLKYGIIDKEIKGEKVILSFNLPVSNEKDLANKGIIGQLTAELLMSGTKNLTKEQIKDQLDELKSSVGFRFSGQTLSVTINTYKNSLDKTMDIVRQIITEPTFPQAELTKTVNEYTTYLDANTNDPQALAFNEINRLTSNYPKSSIFYTASFSELKDEIKTIKQTDLVNFYKNILGAQNGVVSVVGTNDKTKVEKILSDTFGKWNSKSKYEKAYPMFTATKKEDKLYNIADKENAAAVGSINFKMNRESADYAAMVMANEMIGSGGFLSARIPMRLREKEGISYGAGSYVSIPNDPKNDVASWGYYAFLNPTKREAVEIALKEEVAKALKDGFTAEELKTNIVSWKNGRNTSLGMDGTLLSLSNGYLLNGISFDDFDNLEKKVDALNVSQVNEVFKKYISLDKLTSVYTGTFDKK; encoded by the coding sequence ATGAAAAAAACTTTATTGAGTTTATGTTTGGTTTTTGCTTTTGCAAATTCATCGTATGTAATGGCTCAAACTAAAGCTGGAGGAGCAACTTTTGTTACTCAAGTAGAAGGAATAAAAGAGTACAAACTATCTAATGGTTTGCAAGTTTTATTACTTCCTGATCAATCTCAAAGTAATGTTGTCGTAAACATTGTTTACAATGTAGGTTCTAAACATGAAGGTTACGGAGAAAAAGGAATGGCGCATTTGTTAGAACATATGCTGTTTAAATCGACAAAAAACCTTGGTGATATCAAAAAAATGTTATCTGATAAAGGTGGAATAGCAAATGGAACAACGTGGTATGATCGTACAAATTATTATGAAATCTTTCCTTCAAGTGATGAAAATTTACGTTGGAGTATCGAAATGGAAGCTGATCGAATGATTAATGCAACCATCAAACAAGAAGATTTAGATAAAGAGTTTTCGGTTGTTCGCAATGAATTTGAAATTGGAGAAAATAATCCTTCAAGTGTACTGATGGAACGTGTGATTTCTGCTGGATATTTATGGCACAATTACGGAAAGTCGACGATTGGTTCCAAAGAAGATATCGAACGTGTTAAAACACCTCAATTACGTAAATTCTACGAAAAATACTATCAACCTGATAATGCTACATTAATTATTGCAGGAAAGTTTGACGAGAAAAAAACAATGGATTATGTCAATCAATATTTTGCTCCAATTCCAAAACCAACTCGTGTTTTAGACGAAGTCTTAACCGTTGAACCAGCACAAGACGGTGAAAAATTTGTAGAAGTAAAACGCGCAGGTGATTCTCAATCTGTTGGCGTGATGTATCACGTTGCAGCTTACAGCGACAAAGATTATGCAGCGATTGATGTGTTGAACAATATTCTGACTTCAGATCCATCTGGGTATTTATATAAAGCTTTAGTAGACACACACAAAATTGCTTCTATTTGGGCATTTAGTCCAGAAGTTCGTGATGCGAGTTTCTTTTATATTGGAACAGAAATTCCGAAAGAGAAAAATATTGAACAAACGAAAAATGATATTCGTGCAGAATTAGATAAAGTTGCCACAATTAATTATACTGATCAAGATGTACAACGTGCAAAAGCGAATATTATCAAGAACATCGAAAATAGAAAAAATAACACCATTAATTTTGCAATTGCTTTAACCGAAATTGTTGGTGCTGGTGATTATCGCTTAGGATTCTTGTACCGCGATAATATCGAAAACGTAACAAAAGAAGATATCAAACGTGTTGCTGAAAAATATTTTAGAGCGAACAATAGAACGGTTGGAACATTTATTCCTACAAAAGATGAAATTCGTGTAAAACCGAATGAATTAACGAATAAACAAATTACAGAATTAGTTTCAAATTATAAAGGTCGTGCTGCAGAGAAGGAAGCAAAACCTTTCGAAGCTTCGATCAAAAATCTTAAAGCGCATTATGCAGAAGGGAAATTGAACAATGGATTAAAATACGGAATCATCGATAAAGAAATCAAAGGTGAAAAAGTTATTTTATCATTCAATTTACCTGTTTCGAATGAAAAAGATTTAGCGAATAAAGGAATTATTGGTCAATTAACGGCTGAATTGTTAATGTCTGGAACGAAGAATCTAACAAAAGAACAAATCAAAGATCAATTAGATGAGTTGAAATCTTCTGTCGGATTTAGATTTAGTGGACAAACGTTATCCGTAACAATTAATACGTACAAAAATTCATTAGACAAAACAATGGATATCGTTCGTCAAATTATTACAGAACCAACTTTCCCTCAAGCCGAATTAACAAAAACTGTAAATGAATACACCACTTATTTAGACGCTAACACTAACGATCCACAAGCTTTAGCTTTCAATGAGATTAATCGTTTAACTTCTAATTATCCAAAATCATCTATTTTTTATACTGCTTCTTTTAGTGAATTAAAAGATGAAATTAAAACTATAAAACAAACTGATTTAGTTAATTTTTATAAAAACATTTTAGGTGCGCAAAACGGAGTTGTTTCTGTCGTTGGAACTAATGATAAAACTAAAGTTGAAAAAATACTGAGTGATACATTTGGCAAATGGAATAGTAAATCGAAATACGAAAAAGCATATCCAATGTTTACAGCAACTAAAAAAGAAGACAAATTATACAACATTGCTGACAAAGAAAATGCAGCTGCAGTTGGATCAATTAACTTCAAAATGAATCGTGAAAGTGCAGATTATGCAGCAATGGTTATGGCAAACGAAATGATTGGTAGCGGTGGATTTTTATCTGCTCGTATTCCTATGCGATTGAGAGAAAAAGAAGGTATCAGCTACGGTGCAGGTTCGTATGTTTCTATTCCAAACGATCCTAAAAACGATGTTGCTTCTTGGGGATATTACGCATTTTTGAATCCTACTAAACGTGAAGCTGTTGAAATAGCATTGAAAGAGGAAGTTGCAAAAGCATTGAAAGATGGTTTCACAGCTGAAGAATTAAAAACAAATATCGTAAGTTGGAAAAATGGACGTAACACATCTTTGGGAATGGATGGTACTTTATTAAGTTTATCGAATGGTTATTTGTTAAACGGAATTAGTTTTGATGATTTCGATAATTTAGAGAAAAAAGTTGATGCTCTGAATGTAAGTCAAGTAAATGAAGTTTTCAAAAAATACATTTCATTAGACAAATTGACTTCTGTTTACACGGGAACTTTTGATAAAAAATAA